A DNA window from Aspergillus nidulans FGSC A4 chromosome V contains the following coding sequences:
- a CDS encoding uncharacterized protein (transcript_id=CADANIAT00003493) — translation MPPECRRGQAGALLVMGAMQPATLSVPMSRHGASLSGPGKRQQGQAQRRDWKKLHSPQSFVLKDGQRLMIKRGLSLLSSVMAIGSDMELCVNMGGKHAVYLLRWAAEDPSPMYLGDPDSGLGSGSTVTERDCKYELDRLSIRSIFAGVVGNPEIEFRSAVLLFGPGIQIAEFYPNICLYDSGYGLVSFPSANQDPLLADGVAPDPKPLDANAMKWRSD, via the exons ATGCCTCCTGAATGTAGGAGGGGACAGGCAGGGGCTTTATTGGTTATGGGCGCCATGCAACCGGCAACATTATCAGTACCCATGTCAAGACATGGTGCATCTCTTAGTGGCCCCGGAAAAAGACAGCAAGGGCAAGCCCAGCGACGCGACTGGAAAAAACTGCATTCTCCGCAAAGTTTCGTGCTGAAAGACGGGCAGAGGCTTATGATCAAGCGTGGGTTGTCGCTATTAAGTTCCGTTATGGCAATAGG CTCTGATATGGAGTTGTGCGTCAACATGGGAGGGAAACATGCCGTCTATTTGTTGCGGTGGGCGGCTGAA GATCCTTCGCCGATGTACCTTGGTGATCCTGATTCTGGACTTGGTTCAGGCTCAACAGTTACAGAACGGGATTGCAAGTACGAATTAGATCGACTCTCCATACGGAGTATATTTGCTGGAGTTGTCGGAAATCCCGAAATTGAATTCCGAAGCGCAGTACTGCTATTCGGACCTGGTATCCAAATCGCCGAGTTTTA TCCCAACATTTGTCTCTATGATTCAGGTTACGGATTGGTTTCATTCCCGAGTGCCAACCAGGATCCCTTGCTAGCTGATGGGGTGGCTCCGGACCCCAAGCCTCTTGACGCCAATGCCATGAAGTGGCGTTCTGACTGA
- a CDS encoding 3-keto-steroid reductase (transcript_id=CADANIAT00003492) — translation MLTDGIEGVKEKVFVLVTGANSGLGYSTCCRLADEFLASHRNDHRSLTIIFTTRSTRKGSDTLRNLQNHLRTSTFGASATARVTFVPENVDLCNLLSVRALSRRLNKTFPKLDAIVLNAGIGGWSGLNWPLAVWSVCTDIIHATTWPKYKIAPVGLITDNQTITVTDKEPRLGTVFCANVFGHYMLAHNVMPLLHRSGSPNGPGRVIWLSSTEATINFFDVDDFQALRSKAPYESSKALTDLLSLTSDLPSTAPWVKSFYSTDFETDSKPSTGPETASTIPNVYLSHPGICATAIIPLPTILIYAMVAAFWLARILGSPWHTLSTYLGACSPVWLALSTQSELDAAEAPYRKHGGGRVKWGSSASRLGVASVVSSEVDGWGYGGVPGPAVVAEDRVRRRKRGAVDLTAEGKEGFEELGARCWRQMEELRILWDNLLDEEEKGTGVTA, via the exons ATGCTTACGGACGGCATCGAAGGGGTCAAGGAGAAAGTCTTTGTGCTCGTGACCGGTGCCAACAG CGGACTAGGATACTCAACGTGTTGCCGTCTTGCAGATGAATTCCTGGCGTCTCATCGGAACGACCATCGTTCATTGACAATCATCTTCACTACCCGGAGCACAAGAAAGGGAAGCGACACCCTTCGCAACCTACAGAATCACCTCCGCACCTCCACCTTCGGTGCTTCGGCCACCGCTCGAGTGACCTTCGTTCCTGAAAATGTCGACCTCTGCAACCTCCTCTCGGTCCGCGCGCTATCCCGTCGCCTGAACAAGACCTTCCCAAAACTCGACGCGATTGTGCTTAATGCCGGGATAGGGGGTTGGTCTGGCCTCAATTGGCCTCTGGCCGTATGGAGCGTTTGCACCGACATTATCCATGCGACGACGTGGCCAAAGTACAAAATTGCGCCTGTAGGTCTCATAACGGACAACCAGACAATTACTGTGACCGACAAGGAGCCCCGCCTGGGAACCGTCTTCTGCGCCAACGTCTTCGGCCACTACATGCTCGCGCATAATGTCATGCCTCTCCTGCACCGATCCGGATCCCCCAACGGACCCGGACGCGTGATATGGCTCTCCAGCACTGAAGCCACGATCAACTTcttcgatgttgatgatTTTCAGGCGCTCCGGTCCAAAGCTCCCTACGAGTCATCAAAAGCGCTAACAGACCTCCTATCCCTCACCTCAGACCTTCCCAGTACTGCTCCCTGGGTGAAAAGCTTCTATTCCACCGACTTCGAAACCGATTCCAAGCCCAGCACCGGACCTGAGACCGCCTCGACCATACCCAACGTATACCTCTCTCACCCCGGAATCTGCGCTACGGCGATTATACCCCTTCCTACAATCCTCATCTACGCAATGGTCGCCGCATTTTGGCTAGCCCGCATCCTCGGCTCCCCTTGGCATACCTTATCCACCTACCTAGGCGCTTGCAGCCCTGTCTGGCTTGCTCTCTCCACACAATCAGAACTCGACGCCGCCGAAGCACCGTACCGGAAACACGGCGGCGGCAGGGTGAAATGGGGGTCTTCGGCGTCTCGATTAGGTGTAGCCTCCGTCGTATCTTCGGAGGTTGACGGATGGGGCTATGGGGGTGTTCCTGGGCCGGCTGTTGTGGCGGAGGATAGGGTCAGAAGGCGCAAGCGTGGTGCAGTGGATCTTACGgctgaggggaaggagggatTCGAGGAACTGGGGGCTAGATGTTGGAggcagatggaggagctgagGATCCTGTGGGATAACTTacttgatgaggaggagaaggggacTGGTGTGACGGCGTAG